One part of the Eptesicus fuscus isolate TK198812 chromosome 2, DD_ASM_mEF_20220401, whole genome shotgun sequence genome encodes these proteins:
- the LOC129150507 gene encoding LOW QUALITY PROTEIN: uncharacterized protein LOC129150507 (The sequence of the model RefSeq protein was modified relative to this genomic sequence to represent the inferred CDS: inserted 5 bases in 3 codons; deleted 1 base in 1 codon; substituted 1 base at 1 genomic stop codon), with amino-acid sequence MMLPVKPATPSPPPSAPPVLPDSQPDLILLDSPLPYPRLTGLVEPLMFSRQPIWDGCQQLLGTLFTTEERNXRLLEARKNVPGRDGQPTQLQDRIDNIFPLRRPDWDPNVPEGREHLSSYRQALVAGLRAASRRPTNLAKVREGVQGSPESPTVFLERLMEAYRRFTPFDPQSEEQKASVAMAFIGQSAADIRRKLRCLDGLQDLTLRDLVKEADKVFHKRETEEXDKALTKILATVVSNTREKGVLRPCQSAWNTPLLPVKKPGTGDYRPVQDLREINSRVQDIHPTVPNPYNLLSTLQPDRTWYTVLDLKDAFFCLRLCESSQPLFAFEWTDPEAGIAGQLTWTRLPQGFKNSPTIFDEALHQDLGPFRTRHPEVTLLQYVDDLLLAAPSQEECEYGTHSLLQELAQLGYQASAKKAQICRREVTFLGYTLREGKRWLTEARKKTVVQIPVPASRKQLREFLGTAGFCRLWIPGFASLAAPLYPLLKGDAEFSWGPEQQQAFGDIKRALLSAPALALPDVEKPFTLYIEVRGGTARGVLTQTLGPWRRPVAYLSKRLDSVAGGWPRCLKAIAAAALLAKDADKLTLGQKLTIIAPHALEGIIRQPPDRWLSNARITHYQSILLDKDRVTFGPPSTLNPATLLPDEAADPVLHSCQDILAEEAGIRHDLKDLPLPNSEVTWFTDGSSFLRDGKRHAGAAVVSRTKTIWSAGLPEGTSAQKAELITLTRALELAKGKKATIYTDSRYAFATAHVHGAIYQQRGLLTSAGKDIKHKAEILRLLAAVLLPTELAIVHCPGHQKGSDPIAVGNRRADEEAKAAALRGAGVLALITETQEENLAPTTVKSKEQXATSYLQHVHQLTHLGARKMQELLREQPFSLAATENKRLTEQVAKNCQACQAVNAHPSQTSEGKRLRGNRPGQFWEVDFTEIRPAKYGLRFLLVFVDTFSGWVEAYPTRRETAQVVVKKXYGRIFSSVWTAPGQVEKMNKTIKETLTKLTLETGIQDWTMLLPYALFRARNTPSPSMYNLTPFEILYGTPPPISKISPATDSNLLPHAPLLARLKALEGIQRFLWKPLASAYQPGDLKVPHSFHVGDSVFVRRHQTHSLEPRWKGPYVVLLTTPTAVKVDGISSWIHASHLKPAPQPGPEWTMERTDNPLKLRFRRKPLPAQSDGR; translated from the exons ATGATGTTGCCGGTGAAACCAGCTACCCCTTCCCCgccgccctcggcccctcccgtcCTCCCGGACTCACAACCTGATCTGATCCTTTTAGACTCTCCTCTGCCCTATCCTAGGTTAACAGGCCTCGTGGAGCCCTTAATGTTCTCCCGTCAACCCATTTGGGATGGCTGTCAGCAACTCCTGGGAACCCTCTTCACCACTGAGGAGAGAAA TAGGCTCCTAGAGGCGCGGAAAAATGTTCCCGGGCGGGACGGACAACCAACGCAATTGCAAGACCGCATTGACAACATCTTCCCCCTGCGCCGACCGGATTGGGACCCCAACGTACCAGAAGGTAGGGAGCATCTGTCCTCCTATCGCCAGGCTCTTGTGGCAGGTCTCCGGGCAGCCTCCAGGCGGCCCACCAATTTGGCTAAGGTAAGGGAAGGCGTTCAG GGCTCCCCCGAATCGCCCACAGTCTTTTTAGAGAGGTTAATGGAGGCCTATCGGAGGTTTACGCCCTTTGATCCGCAATCAGAGGAACAGAAGGCCTCGGTGGCCATGGCCTTTATTGGCCAATCAGCTGCGGATATAAGGCGTAAACTACGGTGCCTTGATGGGCTCCAGGATTTGACTCTCAGAGACCTAGTTAAGGAGGCAGACAAGGTTTTTCAcaaaagggagacagagga agacaagGCATTGACTAAAATCCTGGCCACAGTAGTTAGTAAcacaagagaaa AGGGGGTTTTGAGGCCCTGCCAGTCAGCCTGGAACACACCACTCCTCCCTGTCAAGAAGCCAGGAACGGGAGACTACCGACCAGTACAGGATCTGAGGGAGATTAACAGTAGGGTACAGGACATACATCCCACTGTACCTAACCCCTACAACCTTCTAAGCACCCTCCAACCTGACAGAACCTGGTATACTGTATTAGATTTGAAGGATGCTTTCTTCTGTCTACGGCTTTGTGAAAGCAGCCAACCATTGTTTGCCTTTGAATGGACTGATCCAGAGGCCGGGATAGCGGGGCAACTGACCTGGACAAGGCTACCCCAGGGCTTTAAGAATTCACCCACCATTTTTGATGAGGCCCTCCACCaggacctgggtcccttcagaacCCGACACCCGGAGGTGACTCTGCTCCAGTACGTAGACGACCTACTGTTGGCTGCACCGTCTCAGGAGGAATGTGAGTATGGGACCCATTCCCTATTGCAAGAACTTGCTCAGCTGGGGTACCAGGCATCAGCTAAGAAGGCCCAGATATGCAGGCGGGAAGTAactttcttaggatatactcTCCGGGAAGGCAAGCGGTGGTTGACGGAGGCCCGGAAAAAGACTGTTGTGCAGATTCCCGTACCTGCCTCCAGGAAACAACTCCGAGAGTTCCTAGGGACGGCCGGGTTCTGTAGACTATGGATCCCGGGGTTTGCATCATTAGCTGCCCCACTTTATCCACTTCTAAAAGGGGATGCGGAATTTTCCTGGGGGCCAGAACAGCAGCAGGCCTTTGGTGACATCAAGAGGGCCCTATTGTcagccccagcactggcactCCCCGATGTTGAGAAACCCTTCACCCTCTACATAGAGGTGCGAGGAGGGACAGCCCGAGGAGTCCTAACCCAGACCCTAGGACCCTGGAGGAGGCCAGTGGCCTATCTGTCCAAACGCTTGGACTCAGTAGCAGGAGGATGGCCCCGCTGTCTTAAGGCTATCGCTGCCGCCGCTCTGTTGGCTAAAGATGCCGATAAACTGACTTTGGGacaaaaattgaccatcatagccCCGCACGCTCTGGAGGGCATTATCAGGCAGCCCCCAGACCGGTGGCTCTCAAATGCACGCATCACCCATTATCAGAGCATTTTGTTGGATAAGGATCGAGTAACTTTTGGGCCCCCGTCTACCTTAAACCCTGCTACCCTGCTCCCGGACGAAGCTGCGGATCCAGTCTTGCACTCCTGCCAGGACATCttggcagaggaagcaggaatcCGCCACGACCTGAAGGACCTTCCATTACCCAACTCAGAAGTAACCTGGTTCACGGACGGTAGCAGCTTCCTGCGAGATGGTAAGAGACATGCGGGGGCGGCGGTGGTCAGCAGAACTAAGACCATATGGTcagcagggctgccagaagggacCTCAGCCCAGAAAGCGGAGCTGATTACTCTCACAAGAGCCTTAGAATTGGCTAAAGGAAAAAAGGCTACCATCTATACAGACAGCCGCTATGCATTTGCTACTGCTCATGTACATGGGGCCATATACCAGCAAAGAGGACTACTAACCTCAGCCGGAAAGGACATTAAGCACAAGGCTGAAATCCTTAGGCTATTGGCGGCAGTTCTGCTGCCCACCGAATTGGCTATAGTCCATTGCCCCGGTCATCAGAAAGGATCAGACCCTATAGCCGTAGGAAATCGACGGGCGGATGAAGAAGCAAAGGCAGCAGCTCTTCGAGGGGCAGGAGTTCTAGCACTAATAACTGAGACCCAAGAGGAGAATCTGGCACCCACAACTGTTAAAAGTAAGGAACAATAGGCGACTTCCTACTTACAGCATGTTCatcagctcactcatctaggtgcCAGAAAAATGCAAGAACTGCTGAGGGAACAACCCTTTTCCTTAGCGGCTACAGAAAACAAGAGGTTGACGGAACAAGTAGCTAAGAATTGTCAAGCCTGTCAGGCTGTGAATGCACATCCatcccaaacctcagagggaaagagactaAGGGGGAATAGGCCTGGCCAATTCTGGGAAGTGGACTTTACTGAAATCAGGCCAGCCAAATATGGGTTAagatttctcttagtttttgtagatactttctcaggatgggtagaggcctaccccacccggagggaaacagcccaagtggtgGTAAAGA ATTATGGAAGAATTTTTTCCTCGGTCTGGACTGCCCCAG GGCAGgtagaaaaaatgaataaaacaatcaAGGAGACCTTAACTAAATTGACCTTGGAGACTGGCATTCAGGATTGGACCATGCTCCTACCTTACGCCCTGTTCCGCGCTCGGAACACTCCCTCACCCTCCATGTATAACCTGACCCCTTTTGAGATTCTGTATGGAACCCCACCTCCAATCTCAAAAATATCACCTGCCACAGATTCGAACTTATTACCCCATGCTCCTCTGCTTGCCAGGTTAAAAGCCCTAGAGGGAATCCAACGATTTCTCTGGAAGCCTTTAGCCTCTGCTTACCAACCAGGAGACCTCAAGGTGCCCCACTCCTTCCACGTTGGAGACTCAGTGTTCGTGAGGAGGCACCAGACCCACAGCTTAGAGCCCCGGTGGAAAGGACCCTACGTAGTACTACTGACCACTCCAACTGCGGTGAAAGTAGATGGCATCTCATcgtggatccatgcctctcatctCAAGCCTGCCCCACAGCCGGGACCTGAATGGACAATGGAAAGGACTGACAATCCTCTTAAGCTTCGCTTTCGCCGTAAGCCCTTGCCTGCCCAGTCCGATGGCAGGTAA